One genomic window of Tenacibaculum tangerinum includes the following:
- a CDS encoding 3-oxoacyl-ACP synthase III family protein gives MYSSKITGLGYYVPENVVTNDDLTQFMETSDEWIQERTGIKERRWIDPKTSDDSTSVMGAKAAKIAIERAGLTKDDIDFIIFATLSPDLYFPGGGVQIQELLDMPTIGALDVRNQCSGFIYSLSVADQFIKTGMYKNVLVIGSENHSGGLERSTRGRGVTVIFGDGAGAAVLSRSEEKGRGILSSHLHSEGKYAKELMLEGPSTARWVPEIMDANDPDDTSYYPYMNGQFVFKHAVVRFSEAIVEGLQANGLQKEDIDMLIPHQANLRIAQFIQKKFQLSDDKVYNNIMRYGNTTAASVIIALTEAWEEGKINDGDLVVLAAFGSGFTWGSVVIRW, from the coding sequence ATGTATAGTTCAAAAATAACAGGATTAGGTTATTATGTTCCTGAGAACGTAGTGACTAACGACGACTTGACTCAGTTTATGGAGACAAGTGATGAATGGATTCAAGAGAGAACTGGTATTAAAGAGCGTCGTTGGATCGATCCAAAAACCTCAGATGATTCTACATCAGTAATGGGCGCCAAAGCGGCAAAAATAGCGATTGAACGTGCTGGTTTAACTAAAGATGATATCGACTTTATTATTTTTGCTACGTTGAGTCCCGATTTGTATTTTCCAGGAGGAGGTGTGCAAATACAAGAGTTATTAGACATGCCCACAATTGGAGCACTAGATGTACGTAATCAATGTTCAGGATTTATTTATTCGCTTTCTGTTGCCGATCAGTTTATTAAAACTGGAATGTATAAGAATGTCCTTGTAATAGGTTCTGAAAATCACTCAGGAGGTCTAGAACGTTCTACGCGCGGTCGTGGAGTAACTGTTATTTTTGGAGATGGAGCAGGGGCAGCAGTATTGTCGAGAAGTGAAGAAAAAGGAAGGGGAATTTTATCGTCTCATTTGCATTCTGAAGGAAAGTATGCCAAAGAATTAATGTTAGAAGGACCTTCAACTGCGCGTTGGGTACCTGAAATTATGGACGCAAACGATCCTGATGATACTTCATACTATCCGTATATGAACGGTCAATTTGTATTCAAACACGCAGTAGTTCGCTTTTCAGAGGCGATTGTAGAAGGTTTACAAGCAAACGGATTGCAAAAAGAAGATATTGATATGTTAATTCCGCATCAAGCGAATTTACGTATTGCACAGTTTATTCAAAAGAAGTTTCAACTGTCTGATGATAAAGTGTATAACAATATTATGAGGTACGGAAATACAACAGCAGCTTCGGTTATCATTGCATTGACAGAAGCTTGGGAAGAAGGAAAAATAAATGATGGTGATTTAGTAGTTTTAGCTGCTTTTGGTAGTGGATTTACTTGGGGGTCGGTAGTGATTCGCTGGTAA
- a CDS encoding sodium:solute symporter family protein — MNLTTIDYTFIFIFFSITLGIGIWVSKKSKQSTSEYFLSGRNMPWWLLGVSMVATTFSTDTPNLVTDIVRTNGVSGNWVWWAFLLTGMLTVFIYAKLWRKSEATTDLEFYELRYGGKPARFLRGFRSLYLGIFFNVLAMAGVTLAAIKIGEVMLGLTPIQTIGIASVVTVIFSAIGGFKGVVYTDFLLFFVAMIGAIGAAVVSVNHPEVDGLGNLLTHPNVVDKLSILPDFNNKELLISIFIIPLAIQWWSAWYPGAEPGGGGYIAQRMLASKNENHAIGATFFFNILHYALRPWPWIIVALASLVVFPDIASIKEAFPNISDSKLGHDLAYPAMLTFLPSGLAGIVLTSLIAAYMSTISTHLNWGASYIVNDFYKQNVNPKASEKALVNVGKTATVVLMVLSAALALSFTNALEIFKFILMFGAGTGLIFLLRWFWWRINAWSEISAMVASGVFSLIFHFNAEYLFGENGVFESYWQFPLVVLCTTIVWILVTLLTKPEDDEVLINFYKKIQPKKAGWLYVLEKAKEKNIVIDEQKETVNLGNGLLATFVGCVLVFSCLFATGNWIYRNYTVAIVLTIISLISVYILLGLWKRIKVNFL; from the coding sequence ATGAACTTAACAACAATCGATTATACGTTTATCTTTATTTTTTTCAGTATTACCTTAGGAATAGGGATTTGGGTTTCAAAAAAATCGAAGCAAAGTACTTCTGAATATTTTTTATCGGGTAGAAATATGCCTTGGTGGTTGTTAGGAGTTTCGATGGTCGCCACTACTTTTTCTACCGATACACCCAATTTAGTTACCGATATTGTGCGAACAAATGGTGTTTCTGGAAATTGGGTTTGGTGGGCATTTTTGCTCACAGGAATGCTAACGGTGTTTATTTATGCGAAACTATGGAGAAAGAGTGAAGCGACGACAGATTTAGAGTTTTATGAGCTTAGATATGGCGGAAAACCTGCTCGATTTTTAAGAGGTTTTCGTTCGTTGTATCTCGGCATATTTTTTAATGTATTGGCAATGGCGGGTGTAACCTTGGCAGCCATTAAAATAGGAGAGGTGATGTTGGGTTTAACACCCATTCAAACCATTGGTATTGCATCGGTGGTTACGGTAATTTTTAGTGCTATTGGCGGATTTAAAGGAGTGGTATATACCGATTTTTTATTGTTCTTCGTAGCCATGATAGGAGCTATTGGCGCGGCGGTAGTTTCTGTAAATCATCCTGAGGTAGATGGATTGGGAAATTTGTTAACACACCCTAATGTGGTCGATAAATTGTCAATTCTACCAGATTTCAACAATAAAGAATTATTAATTTCAATTTTTATTATTCCGCTAGCGATACAATGGTGGAGTGCATGGTATCCAGGAGCAGAACCTGGAGGCGGAGGCTATATTGCGCAACGAATGTTAGCCTCAAAAAATGAAAATCATGCCATCGGTGCTACTTTCTTCTTTAATATTTTACATTATGCATTGCGGCCTTGGCCATGGATTATCGTAGCGCTGGCATCACTAGTAGTGTTTCCAGATATAGCCAGCATCAAAGAGGCGTTTCCTAATATTTCAGATAGTAAGTTAGGGCATGATTTAGCGTATCCAGCAATGCTCACTTTTTTACCTAGTGGATTGGCAGGTATTGTGCTTACTTCTTTAATAGCAGCATATATGAGTACCATTTCTACGCACCTAAATTGGGGTGCGTCGTACATAGTGAACGATTTTTACAAACAGAATGTAAACCCAAAAGCGAGTGAAAAAGCATTGGTCAATGTAGGAAAAACAGCTACGGTAGTTTTAATGGTGTTGAGCGCTGCGTTGGCGTTGTCTTTTACCAATGCCTTAGAAATTTTTAAATTCATCTTAATGTTTGGTGCAGGTACTGGACTTATTTTTTTGCTACGTTGGTTTTGGTGGCGAATCAATGCTTGGAGTGAAATTTCAGCGATGGTAGCATCGGGAGTTTTTTCTTTAATTTTTCACTTTAATGCTGAATATCTATTCGGTGAAAATGGGGTGTTTGAAAGCTATTGGCAGTTTCCGTTAGTGGTGTTATGTACCACCATTGTTTGGATATTGGTAACTTTGTTAACAAAACCAGAAGACGACGAAGTACTCATTAACTTTTATAAGAAAATTCAGCCTAAAAAAGCAGGTTGGTTGTATGTATTAGAAAAAGCCAAAGAAAAGAACATTGTAATAGATGAGCAAAAAGAAACCGTAAATTTAGGAAATGGTTTATTGGCAACATTTGTGGGCTGTGTGTTGGTATTTAGTTGCTTATTTGCAACGGGTAATTGGATTTATAGAAACTATACTGTTGCCATTGTCTTAACAATTATTTCATTAATATCAGTATACATACTACTTGGATTATGGAAGAGGATTAAAGTTAATTTTTTGTAA